From the Acaryochloris thomasi RCC1774 genome, the window CATATCAGCTCACCGGCAACCCTGTGCCTCAGATCGCCTTCACCTTTAGCGATATCGTCGATAAGCTCAACGCAGTCCAGTTAGATTTGGGCTTTCAGGAATATACCCAGCCCTTTGCTAACAAGTCGATGCTGGATATTTTGATGATTACGGTTGCTCTGATGGTGGGAACCGCGGGCTTGCCCCACGTGATCGTCCGGTTCTATACCGTTCCTAATGTTCGGGCCGCGCGCTATTCTGCTGGCTGGGCATTGCTGTTCATTGCAATTCTGTATACCACCGCGCCCGCCGTGGCCTCCTTTGCCCGCTATAACCTAATCGATACGCTCCACGATCAAAAAATTGAGGAAGTGCGGCAGCTCGACTGGGTCACCAAATGGGAAAACACAGGCCTACTGACCTTGGAAGATAAAAACAGTGACGGCACAATTTCGCTCACCCCAGACGAGGAAACCTCCGAAATTACCATTGACCGAGACATCATTGTGCTATCGACACCAGAAGTGGCAAAGCTTGCCCCCTGGGTTGTCGCTTTAGTGGCTGCCGGAGGCTTAGCCGCGGCTCTCTCTACGGCGTCTGGGCTGTTGCTTGTGATCTCTAGCTCCATTGCCCACGATGTTTATTACCGGATGATTAATCCCGATGCTTCAGAAGCGAAGCGAGTATTCGTGGGGCGGCTGATGGTGGGCTTTGCTATTGCCATCGCAGGTTATTTCGGCATCAATCCACCGGGGTTCGTGGCTCAAGTTGTCGCCTTTGCCTTTGGCTTAGCGGCAGCAAGCTTCTTTCCCGTTATCTTGCTGGGCATTTTCGATAAGCGCACCAACCGAGAAGGGGCGATTTCAGGCATGCTGGTGGGTCTTTTGTTCACCACCTTCTATATAGTCGGTATTAAGTTCGGCGGTATGGAACCTTGGTTATGGGGCATCTCAGCCGAAGGCATTGGTACGATTGGGATGCTGCTGAATTTAGTTGTGACCCTAGTGGTTTCCCGGCTGACGCCGCCGCCGCCACCAGAGATTCAGGCATTGGTTGAGAACCTACGAACCCCTAGTGAAGCTCCCCTTGCCCTTACTGATATTGAGGAAGAATAGCTCAACTAGCTTATTCGGGAGCTATCACAGCTGTTAACCAAGGTCGGCTATTGGCGATGCCTAGCAGATGTTGGATGGCATGGATATCGATGCCGAATTCTTCTCTCAGTTGAGTGACTCTACAGCTAAGATACTCCGAATAATCTAACTTGTTAAGACACTTAACCATTGTTCGCCGACCAAATCTGAAACCCCAATCAAAGAGCATTAAGTGTGCTGGAGTAAATCTGTATGGCTTGGGATACAAAAGTCTTGCTGCAAATTTGAAGGCATGCACATGTTGCTCATTGGTGTCTGGATCATTACCCATCGTAAATCCAACGATAAAAGCTTCATCCTCAGCTGATATTCCTCGATCTAAAAGAATATGAAGGTAGTCATGCTCACGCAGATAAATTTGCCCCGGAAACGATAGCGGACTTGCAGGATTTTCAAGTAGCCAAACAGGTAAAGGAATACTGTGTTGTGGATCACCCGAAAATGCTGAGTAAGCTTCGTTGAGGGTGAAATCAATAGTTGGCTCATCTACCGGGACGATTAGCTGATTAACCATCGGTAAATCCCCATGCAGTCAACGAAGAAAAATAGGGATATTGAGTAAACCATCATGGTCTGGTCTTGTTCCTTTATGCTGGCCATCACGAGCTGGCCAGAACTTAAGCCTAAAAATATAAAGCCATAGCCACTGACGGGTATATTAGCTGCAAGCAATATACCTCCAAGAATGGCAAAGAAACTGCTAGATAACTTTAGGTATTTTGTGAGAGGGCTTTTCCTAATAAGAATTGTTTTAGGTGTTTCCTCTGCAAAGTCCATTATGTGGTGGAGCTTAGAGTCAGTATATGGATTCCTCTCTGACTCTGTAGCGATGATCTCAGAAGTTTCTTGTGGATCCTCAGATACCAGCATGATCTACTCTCAACTTTTGTGGGTAAACCTCCGTGGAGAATTGAATTTCTTCCAGAGGTATGAGAGTTCTACACCTAAAATTTATATTCCTAACTTGCCTACTACTGTAGGGTTATGATAATTAAATATCTGTTAGTGGGCTAAACTATACGTTAAAAAAATCTATGCAAACTATATTTCTAAAGTTGTTATAGGCTCTTTTGCGTGAACTCTCTGTATTTTTATTCTTCCACAATAAAAAATAGATTAATCAGTGATTTTACTGAAAATTTGAGGAGTTTGGGGGTAGGAATTTAAACTTTCTTGAAGGGCTCGCGAACTCTAGGGAATAAAAATTGTAGTCACATTGGCTTAGGCCCTAGGACGATGCTTTGTTTAGGTTCCGTTGAATGGAGTGAAATTTGCTAAAGATAAGGGGCGCTTTCTAGTTCGCCCTTTGCTGTGGTGGGGTTTGTGTCTTTCAGAACGCACCGCTCTAGATTCTTGGGAATCTGTTTCCACAATTGATTGTTTGGCGATGTGAGATGGTTGATCTGTTCCCTGGCAGCTCTTTTGCTTGACACAGGATGAATGGATTGCCCCCTAAGGCTTTTGAGGGTTCTCCAATATTGACTTGGATGGTTTACTTCTGTTTTTTCAGCTTCTTCATCCGCTTTTCTAAAACTTCCGGATCCTCTCGGAGGGACTGTGCAACAGTGTTGATAGTCTCTTCTACCTCGCTGATGGGGAGTTGGTCGTCGGCTTCAAATGCGATCGCAACTTTATGCCCAGCTGCGAGGGGCACCAGATAAATTTCTGTAGTGATGAACCCGCTCTGATTTCGCTGGATTTGCAGTTCACCCGTTACCGGCCGCTCAAAAAAGCGTCGCTGTGGATAGTTGGTCGACGGCGAATTGATGCCTAAGAAAAAATACTTCACATAGTTTATTAATTCCGCATCCTCCATATTCAAGAAGGAAAGTGTGTCTGGCGTGAGAGGCAAAACTCTGACCGTGATTCGTCGATCGTCAGAGACCACGCCTACCGTATCGTTTTTGAGCGCTTGCACCTCAGAAAAACCTGTCGGCGTTTCAAAAATGAGCCCCCGGGCCTGATGGACTTGCCGGTTATCAGAGTGGGCAACCGTTACTTCGGTCTGCTCCTGCTGCGACTCCTGGAGTGGTTGGGCCACAGCAGGCATCGCCGCCGCGACCAGTAGGCCGCACAGTAAAACAGGAAACTTGGGTAAGCGGTTCATCATTTAGACACCTAACGCGGGAACTAGGGCAGTTAAATCATCTCCTCAGGCCGAACATAGCGATTAAACTCTTCGGCAGTGAGCAAATCCAGAGCAATACAGGTCTCTTGTAAAGTCTTCCCTTCTGCATGGGCTTTTTTAGCAACCTCAGCTGCTTTGTCATATCCAATATGAGGCGTTAGAGCCGTCACTAACATCAGAGAACGATCTAGATAAGCTTGAATCTGTCCTTGATTGGCCTTGATCCCCACCACTAGATACTGGGTGAACGCGCCACAGGCATCCGCCAGTAATCGTACAGAATGTAACAGGTTATGAATAATGACCGGCTTAAAAACGTTGAGTTCTAAATTGCCCTGGCTCCCAGCCAAGCCAATGGCTGCATCATTACCGATCACCTGCACACACACCATCGTCATCGCTTCACACTGCGTGGGGTTAACCTTCCCCGGCATGATCGAAGATCCTGGCTCATTAGCGGGTAGATTTAGTTCTCCAAGGCCACAGCGTGGACCTGAGGCCAGCCAGCGGAGATCGTTGGCAATCTTCATCAGAGAGCAAGCTAGCGTCTTTAAGGTGCCACTCGCCATCACCAACGCATCATGGGCCGCAAGGGCCGCGAATTTATTCGGGGCGGTGACAAATAGCAGGCCCGTGAGGTCAGCAATCTGAGTTGCCACTTGGACCGCGAATTCAGGATGAGCATTGAGGCCCGTGCCCACCGCCGTACCGCCTAAAGCCAGGGGATATAGCTCAGGTAAAACCGTCTGGAGTCGATTCAGGTTTTGATCAAGCTGAGCTACATAGCCCGAGAATTCCTGCCCCAATGTTAAAGGGACTGCATCCATTAGATGAGTACGGCCAATTTTGACGATGTCTTGAAAAGCTGCCGAACGTTCTGAGAGGGCGTCTCGCAGCTGCGTCACTTTTGGGATCAGGTGGCGCAGATCTTCCGCTGCTGCGATATGCATCGCGGTTGGGAAGGCATCGTTGGAAGATTGGGACAGATTGACGTGATCGTTGGGATGCACAGGCGTCTTGCTGCCGAGGACGCCCCCCGCCATTTCGATAGCGCGATTGGCGATCACCTCATTGGCGTTCATGTTGGACTGGGTGCCGCTTCCGGTTTGCCAAATCCGTAGCGGAAACTGCTGGTCGTGCTGGCCCTGTGCTACTTCTGCGGCGGCTGCAATAATCAGTGGGGCGATTTCGGGCGGTAGCTTGCCCAAAGATTGATTGACAATAGCGGATGCCTGTTTGGTGATCCCCAAGGCTCGGATCATGCTGCTGGACAGGCGATCAAAACCAATATCAAAGTGCTGCAGCGATCGCTGGGTCTGTGCTCCCCAGTAGCAGTCGCAAGGTACAGCGATGGTCCCCATACTGTCCGTTTCGAGGCGGGTCTCAACTTGAGCCGTCATCTATGATTGTCCTCTGCCTTTACGGGTCGATCGTACAACCCTCAGAGCTGAGATTGAGAACTAGAGGATGCCAATTCTCTGATCCGGCTTGGGCATAGGCACAGCGGGATGGTCTACTGGCGGCGGAAAGTCCGATGCAAAGCAAGGCGAGCAGTGCTACGGTCATGTGCCCCGTCCAGCCTGGATGCTGGCGCGGATGATGGCTCCGCAAACGGAAGAAACTATTCATAGCTTTGTGCGTGAATGTGAGCACTGATTGTATAGATGATTCGTCAATCAGTGAGCGAGAGTGCTGGAGTGATGTGATTGTGAGAGACGGTTCTAAGTCTGGGGGAGATTCACTGCTGTCTAGAGTATGCCCATACCAGGCTGCTAGCGGACATTTTTATTTTATGAGAGTTTGTGTGCTGTGCTTATGGCAGTGATAGATATCGCTAAAAAGCAGAATTGAGGCTTGCATGATCGGGCAGAATCGTCCATCATGTCGGCGATGGCTCAGAATCTAGAGTGCTAAAGCATTTTTTGGTGACTTGGAGGAACCTATCGGTAGGGCGCATCAGTCTGGTTGTCAGTGGCTTAGCCATGAAGCTTATAAAGGTCGGATGCCTGTGAAAATTGCGTGGATAGCGTTAGTGGCTCTTGGGGTTGTCAGCGGTGCTGATGCCGCGTGGGCGGGCAAACTGACCTACTGGCGTTTTAATAGCCAGCAAAGCCGGGTGGATTTGATTACGGATACGGGCACAAAACCGAAGGCTGTTGTCATTCATAACCCCACTCGTCTGATTATTGATTTACCCAATACATCTATTAGAAAGAAAAAAAGACAGAAGCGGATTAGCGAATACGTTAAAGAAGTACGCGTTGCCCAGTTCAGCAAATGGACCACGCGTGTTGTCGTGGAATTGGATAAGGATTACTCTCTTCGAGCTGATCAGGTTAAGGTGCGGGGCCTCGCTCCCAATCGCTGGTATGTCCAGCTGCCTAAATTTTTGGCCATTCGTGATCTCAATCGCAAAGCTTTAATTACAAGATCCGTTACAGTGCCGCAGCCAAAGCTCCCGCAGCCAACGGTCTCTGCGGGCGGTTCTTCAGCTCCGATTGCGGTAAAGCCGGGGGCAAAGGTGGTCCTCATTGATCCGGGGCATGGGGGGCGTGATCCCGGTGCTGTGGGTCGAGGAGGGCTGCAGGAAAAGCGGGTGGTTCTGCCGGTTTCGTTGAGGGTTGTGGAAGAACTGCGGCGACGGGGTGTCAATGCCCAGCTCACGCGTAGCTCAGATCAGACGGTTGATTTAGCGCCTCGCGTCCGTAAGGCAGAAGGTCTAAATGCAGATATATTTGTGAGCATTCACGCCAATGCGATTAGCTTGAGCCGCCCAGAGATCAATGGTCTGGAAACGTTCTATTACCAAACGGGAAGCAGGCTGGCGAGTAATATCCACCGCAGTATTCTGCAATCGGTCAATGTTAAAGACCGGCGAATTCGCCAGGCTCGATTCTATGTCCTCCGCAAGACGTCGATGCCTGCAGTGTTGGTGGAGCTGGGGTACGTGACGGGGAGTACCGATGCACCTCGTCTAGCGACAAAGGCCCATCAGGATCAGCTGGCAGTTGCGATCGCAAACGGCGTGATCAACTACATCCAAGGCCGATAGCGCTAATAGTCAGCTCTCTTCATCGCCCGCTGCATCTCACGCTTATCCTGACGCTCCTTCACCGCCTCTCGCTTATCGTGGAGTTTCTTACCGCGCGCGAGAGCAATTTCCACCTTCATCCAGCCTCGCTTGGCGTATAGCTTCGTGGGTACGAGCGTTAACCCCTTCTGCTCCGTTTTACCGATCAGCTTACTAATCTCTTGCTTGTGCATCAGTAGTCGACGCTTACGTCGGGGTTCATGATTAAACGCCTGCCCCACATTACTCAGTGGAGAAATATGTACATTCATCAACCAAGCTTCGCCCTTCCAAATACTGGCAAAGCCATCCCTGAGATTCACCCGACCCGCTCGGATAGATTTGACCTCAGTCCCTGTTAGCTCAATTCCAGCCTCAAACGTTTCCATAATTTCATAGAGAAAACGGGCCTGACGATTATCGCTAATTAACTTATAAGACTCACTCATACTCTTATCTTAGCGTGGCCTGAACGATACTGACTTCCATCTCAAAAGCCTTAGGGTAAACGCTGGTAGCATGGTGAAGAACGCAATTACATTTAGATCAAGTTCTTATGGCTGCAGCAGTAATCAAGTTTTCCTCTGAAGACTGTGGAATCTGTCACAAGATGTCCTTTTACGATCAGAAAGTCACCGAAGAATTGGGACTGGAATTTGTAGATGTCAAAATGCAGGATACCGAAACTTACCGCAAATACCGCAAAGTTTTGCTGTCCCAGTACCCCGATAAATCAGAGATGGGCTGGCCCACTTATATTATTTGCGACAACCCCAATGCCGATTTTCAGATCTTGGGCGAAGTGAAAGGCGGACATCCGAAGGGCGAGTTTAGAAGTCGGCTGCAGGCCGTTATTGCTGGAGGTAATGGGTAACAGATGGTCGATTACTGAAACGCCTTCTCCCTTACCTGACACCCACGACCTCTACGCTAAACCATGCCATCAACAACAAAGCTCTACTCTTCACGATCTCGCTCCAGTCACCGTCTGAGTAGAGTCTTTGTAAAGATTATGGCGCTGGTGGCAGCCGTTGATCTAGGCGTCGTTTTTTTTGATTACACCTATATTTCCATGCGGGATATCTACCTATCCCGCTTTCCCTGGATTGCTCAGCAGTATGATCCCATCAAAGCCATTGAACCCTATCGAGACACACAGCAATATCTCAACGTTGTAGAGACACTGAAACAGGCAGGACCGCAGCCCAGTGCTGAACGCAATGCGATCTTGGCCGATTTACGCGATCGCAGCCTCGAAATGATCGTAGAGAATCCCTTTGAAGCTGCCAACAAATCGGGCACCCTCGAAAAAATCAAGAATCGGATGCGGGACTACCAACCTAACCCAGAAGATTCCTCAAAACAGGCATTTCAAGAGTTCTGGTCCGCCGAACGTCTCACCCCTCAAAACTGGGCATCAGAGCTAGCATTTTTTGACAAAAAAATTAGCCCCCTGATTGCCTCCAACTACTATCGCCCCATCGCTGAGAATAACCTACCCGTCGATTATTTCTGGCGTATTGACCTCATTTTTATCGGCATTTTTGGTATTGAGTTGCTGCTGCGGACCCTTTACCTCAGCCGCCGTAATGATATGACCTGGCGAGATGCCATCCTGTGGCGATGGTATGACCTGCTGCTGCTGCTGCCGTTCTGGCGGTTGTTGAGGGTCATTCCCGTGGCGCTGCGCCTCCATCAGGCGCGCTTCATCGATCTCAGTAGAGCGCAAATACTGATGAATCGTTTCCTCGCAGAGAACATTGCCGGAGAGGTGACTGAGCTAGCCATCATCCAAGGGATTACCGTCGCTCAAACCTCCATTGAGCAAGGAGCCATTCGAGAGTGGCTATCGGTCGCAGCCGCACCCACCGTTGAAATCAACGACGTCAATGAGATTGATGAGTTAATCAATCAAGTTCTAACGCTGACCGTGCGTCGCGTCTTGCCTACCATTCAATCTGACCTAGAAATTCTCCTTCGCCACGCAACCACCGAAGCCCTTGCAGGGCTGCCCTTCTATCGCGAGGTACAGAGGCTACCGGGCGTAGGGCAGTTGCCAACCGAGATTGCCAATCAGGTGATTCACCAAGTCACTCAAGCAGCCTACGGCGGTTTAGATCAAGCCCTCTCCGATCAGGAAGGTCGGCTACTGTTCAACAATCTTGCAGAGCAATTTACGCGCTCCTTGCGAGCAGAACTACAGGACCGCCAGACCTTAAATAAACTACAGTCGCTACTGTCTGATCTGCTAGAAGAAACAAAACTGACCATTATCAAACGCTTAGAGACGGAAGATATCGATCGCACAATCGTTCAGGCTCAAGAGCTGCGACAAACGGATTCAGAGAAGAAAAAACTGCCCACCGTTGAAGTGATTTCCCCTTCTCGATAAAACTTCATCTCACAACAGCTCTTGTCTCAAGGAAAATACAGATTTGTAGCAGCCTGCGCTAAACTGAAAAGCGTTAGGATTGCACCCTCGTGCGCTTCTATCTCAAGTCTCGCCAAAATAAAGTGTGAGGAGTGGGTTACAGCCCGCTTTTTTTATTGACTGCCAATTATCAGATTTAATGTCCCATCCCGTTATTCCTCAAGTATTGGCCCTCGCAAAGCCAGTAGCAAAAGCTCTAGAGCTAGAGATAGTCGATGCTGTGTATCACACGCATCAGCAGCCCCCGACCTTGAGGGTCGATGTTCGCAGTTGTAAAGAAGACACCAACCTTGAAGACTGTGAGCGCATGAGCCGATCCTTGGAAACGGCTCTAGATGAAGCTGATGTGATGCCAGAGGCCTACGTCTTAGAGATTTCTAGTCCGGGTGTATCAGAGTTTTTGACCCAAGATCGAGACTTTACTGCCTTCCGCAGCTTTCCCGTTGCGGTACAAACCAACGAACCCTTCAAAGGACATCAGGTCTGGACTGGAACGCTGACCAGCCGGGATCAAGATTGGATTCATCTCAATCAGAAAGGGCGCTCAGTGTCTATCCCTCGCGCACTCGTTTCACAGGTGCAGCTTCAAGACCCACCTTAACTTTGGCCGATTCTTCAGACTTCAAAAATTCAGCCAGCCGCCCAACGATCCTTTACTTGCACGGAGATAGCCTATGTCAATGGTTCAACTGCCTGGTCTAGCAGAAATGATCAACACCATCAGTCGTGAGCGTAATCTCCCGAAACACGCCGTAGAGGCCGCTCTACAGGAAGCATTGCTCAAAGGCTACGAACGCTACCGGCGCACACTCCTGCTGGATACATTCATGCAGTTCGAAGAAGGATATTTCGAAAACTTTGATGTTGAACTCGATATTGAAGAAGAAGGTTTTTTAGTATTAGCGACCAAAACTATTATTGCTGAGGTTGAAAATCCTGACCATCAGATTGCCTTAGCAGAAGTATTAGAAGTGGCACCAGAAGCGCAAGCAGGCGACACCGTTGTTTTAGATGTCACGCCTGACCAAGGCGATTTTGGTCGGATGGCTGCGATTCAAACTAAGCAAGTTCTATCTCAGAAGTTACGTGACCAGCAGCGAAAGCTCATCCAAGAAGAATTCCAGGACTTAGAGAAAACGGTTCTGCAGGCACGGGTGCTTCGCTTTGAAAGACGTTCGGTGATCATGGCAATTACCTCTGGTTTTGGACAGCCAGAAGTGGAAGCTGAGCTATCTAAGCGGGAGCAGTTACCCAACGATAACTATCGAGCCAACGCGACCTTTAAAGTATTCCTAAAGCGAGTTGCAGATGGCCCCCATAGAGGCCCGCAACTTGTTGTTTCTAGGGCTGATGCAGGCCTAGTCGTCTATCTATTTGCCAACGAAGTACCCGAAATTGAAGACGAAGTCGTCCGCATTGTTGCGGTGGCGCGTGAAGCCAACCCTCCTTCTCGTCAGGTAGGGCCTAGGACAAAAATTGCAGTGGACACATTGGAAAGAGATGTCGATCCGGTGGGTGCCTGCATCGGTGCTCGTGGCTCGCGGATTCAGGCCGTTGTCAATGAGTTGCGAGGCGAGAAAATCGACGTCATTCGTTGGTCACCAGACCCTGCCACCTACATTTCCAATGCTCTCAGTCCGGCTCGTGTCGATGCCGTTGTTTTAGCCAATACCGAAGATCGTCAGGCCCATGTCCTCGTGGCTGAAGATCAGCTGAGTTTGGCGATTGGTAAAGAGGGACAGAACGTTAGGCTCGCGGCTCGCTTGACGGGTTGGAAGATTGATATTAAGGATAGTGCGAAATATGAGCTTGATGCTGAATTTGGTGCAGCTGACGACACGTCTGCAGAAGAAGAACTGGAAACAGAGCCTCAGACAGAGCTAGGCAGTGAAGGGGAGGCCTCCAGCATGAGTGCTGAAGCTGAGGAAGTGGTTGAGGACGTTGTAGAACCCGTTGGAGATGAAGGATGACGTTGGGCTATGTTATAGCTAGACGTCAGCAGAGACGCAAATGGTTGATAATGGTTTAGGGCTAACCTAAATCAGGATTCATAGGTATTTCTGTTGAACCACCCATAACGATCCGTTATCCCACGAAAAGTAACAGGTGGCACTATGTAGAATCAATTACAAGGCAAGAGGGGCAAGTGGATGAGCAATCAAAAAGTTAGGATTTACGAGCTGTCGCGGGAATTAAATTTGGATAATAAAGATATTCTGGCCGTATGTGACCAGTTAGACATTGCGGTCAAGAATCATAGCAGTACGATTACGGAGTCTGAGGCTGAAAAAATCCGCAAAAAGGCGGTTTCTATTTCTACCTCCACTCCTGTAAAGCCTAAGCGCCCTGCTCCACCACCTCAGTCAAGCCCCAGTCCTCGCAAATCTTCTTCACCTCCCAAGCCGATGAAGAAGGATCGACCGCGTAAGCAGCAGATTCTTGAGATTCGTAAGCGTTCGTCAAAGTCTGATGAATTTGTTGGATCTGCCTCCACTAGTTCTGCTTCTACGGATGATTCTGTGGCTAAGCCCCCTGCGCCTAAGCCGGTCCGACCTCAAGTGTCGCCTCCGGTAAAGCCTAAATCTCCAGGGAGTCGGGTCTCGGCGTCTTCTCCAGAGCCAACTGAAACCAGGGCTACGCCGCCGCCTATCTATTCAAAGCCTGCGCCTCAGCTATTACGCAAGCCCGCTGTGAAAGGTCCCGGAGCGCCCTCTAAGTCGGAGGATTCCGCATCGCCAGAGCGCCCAACTCAGCCGAAGCCACCGGTCCCGACTCTGATGAGTCAACCTCGGCGTCCGCAAAAGCCTGCACCGGTTTCTGCGAAAACAGCAGATACCGAATCTGAGGCTTCAAGTTCAGGCGCAGATGGGATGGAGCTTGACAGCACTGTTGCAGTCCTCGAACCAAAGCCCATTCCACGATTAGTGAATCGTCACAAGCGACCTAAGTCGAAGGTTGATGATGATGATTCGCTCGAAGACAAGCTGGGTAAATCATCCAAGGCCGCGAAGCAAAAGCGCAGATCGAAAAAGACCGTTGATGATGATGATGAAGATCTGCTAACGACAGATGATGGTACTCAAGCCACTGTGGACGTCAGTCGTTCCTTGGTTCGCCCTCCTAAGCCAAAAACAGCTGCAACGAAACAGTCTCGTCCTATGGTGACGGCAACTCGCAGCAGCAATAGAAAGGGCCGTCGTAGGGGTAGCCGAAACCGAGATCGTCAGCAACAGCAACAGCAACAGGCCATCGAAGAACGGCCAACGCTGTTGACCTTAGCTACTGATCTGACCGTACAGGAATTGGCCTTAGAGCTGAAGTTGCCTGAAACGGAAGTCATTAAAACTTTGTTTATTAAGGGTATTGCAGCAAATATTAACCAAACTCTGGATATCGAAACCGCTGAAATGGTCGCCCAAGAGCTGGGCTACGAAGTAGAGACCGTCGAAGAAGAGTCAATGGCTCGCAAAGTAACAGAGATGATTGATGTAGAAGATCTAGAGAATCTTCAACGCCGTCCTCCTGTTGTTACGATTATGGGTCATGTTGATCATGGTAAGACTACACTTCTTGACTCTATTCGGGAAACCAAAGTTGCTCAGGGTGAAGCGGGCGGCATTACCCAGCATATTGGTGCGTACCATGTTGACCTCACCCACAATGATGAAGTTCAGCAAGTCGTATTCCTAGATACTCCGGGGCATGAAGCCTTTACTGCGATGCGAGCTCGCGGAACACGGGTTACGGACATCGCTATTCTTGTGGTTGCTGCAGATGATGGCGTTAGACCCCAAACCGTTGAGGCCATTAGTCATGCGCGGGCAGCCAAAGTGCCGATCATTGTTGCTATCAACAAAATTGATAAAGAAGGCGCGCAACTCGATCGTGTCCGTCAAGAGCTGACTGAGTATGAGCTTGTTGCTGAGGATTGGGGTGGTGAGACCATCATGGTCCCAGTGAGTGCTTTGAAGGGCGAAAATCTAGACGCGCTGCTAGAGATGGTTCTCTTGGTAGCTGAGGTCGAAGATCTCCACGCCAATCCTAATCGTCCTGCGAAGGGAACCGTCATTGAGGCTCACTTGGACAAAGCTCGCGGTCCTGTGGCTAGCTTCCTGATTCAGAATGGAACCTTGAAGGTGGGTGATACGCTCGTTGCCGGTTCTGTTTTGGGTAAAGTGAGAGCGATGATTGATGATCGTGGCGAGCGGGTTCAGCAAGCTGGACCTTCCTTTGCTGTCGAAGTCTTGGGTCTCAGCGATGTTCCTGCTGCTGGTGATGAGTTTGAGGTCTTTGGAGACGATAAGTCAGCTCGATCTGTCGCTAATGATCGCTCAGATCAGCAACGACAAACTCGACTGCAGCAGGCGATGGCCTCTCGCCGAGTTTCGCTCAATGCCTTTTCTGATCAAGCCCGAGAAGGAGAGCTTAAAGAGCTTAATCTGATTTTGAAGGCCGATGTTCAGGGATCTGTAGAAGCGATTTTGGGCTCTCTGGGGCAGCTTCCTCAGGATGAAGTTCAGGTGAGGGTTCTGCTCTCTGCACCGGGTGAGATTAGTGAAAC encodes:
- a CDS encoding sodium:solute symporter family protein; translation: MTVEVWTILFVGITFMIYLYIGWRSRVKDTKGFFVADQGVPAIANGAATAADWMSAASFISMAGLISFLGYDGSIYLMGWTGGYVLLALLLAPYLRKFGKYTVPDFVGDRYYSNWARLVAVVAALFVSLTYVAGQMRGVGIVFSRFLQVDVNTGVVIGMVIVAFFAILGGMKGITWTQVAQYSILIVAYLIPAVAIAYQLTGNPVPQIAFTFSDIVDKLNAVQLDLGFQEYTQPFANKSMLDILMITVALMVGTAGLPHVIVRFYTVPNVRAARYSAGWALLFIAILYTTAPAVASFARYNLIDTLHDQKIEEVRQLDWVTKWENTGLLTLEDKNSDGTISLTPDEETSEITIDRDIIVLSTPEVAKLAPWVVALVAAGGLAAALSTASGLLLVISSSIAHDVYYRMINPDASEAKRVFVGRLMVGFAIAIAGYFGINPPGFVAQVVAFAFGLAAASFFPVILLGIFDKRTNREGAISGMLVGLLFTTFYIVGIKFGGMEPWLWGISAEGIGTIGMLLNLVVTLVVSRLTPPPPPEIQALVENLRTPSEAPLALTDIEEE
- the fumC gene encoding class II fumarate hydratase, translating into MTAQVETRLETDSMGTIAVPCDCYWGAQTQRSLQHFDIGFDRLSSSMIRALGITKQASAIVNQSLGKLPPEIAPLIIAAAAEVAQGQHDQQFPLRIWQTGSGTQSNMNANEVIANRAIEMAGGVLGSKTPVHPNDHVNLSQSSNDAFPTAMHIAAAEDLRHLIPKVTQLRDALSERSAAFQDIVKIGRTHLMDAVPLTLGQEFSGYVAQLDQNLNRLQTVLPELYPLALGGTAVGTGLNAHPEFAVQVATQIADLTGLLFVTAPNKFAALAAHDALVMASGTLKTLACSLMKIANDLRWLASGPRCGLGELNLPANEPGSSIMPGKVNPTQCEAMTMVCVQVIGNDAAIGLAGSQGNLELNVFKPVIIHNLLHSVRLLADACGAFTQYLVVGIKANQGQIQAYLDRSLMLVTALTPHIGYDKAAEVAKKAHAEGKTLQETCIALDLLTAEEFNRYVRPEEMI
- a CDS encoding N-acetylmuramoyl-L-alanine amidase, coding for MKIAWIALVALGVVSGADAAWAGKLTYWRFNSQQSRVDLITDTGTKPKAVVIHNPTRLIIDLPNTSIRKKKRQKRISEYVKEVRVAQFSKWTTRVVVELDKDYSLRADQVKVRGLAPNRWYVQLPKFLAIRDLNRKALITRSVTVPQPKLPQPTVSAGGSSAPIAVKPGAKVVLIDPGHGGRDPGAVGRGGLQEKRVVLPVSLRVVEELRRRGVNAQLTRSSDQTVDLAPRVRKAEGLNADIFVSIHANAISLSRPEINGLETFYYQTGSRLASNIHRSILQSVNVKDRRIRQARFYVLRKTSMPAVLVELGYVTGSTDAPRLATKAHQDQLAVAIANGVINYIQGR
- the smpB gene encoding SsrA-binding protein SmpB; the encoded protein is MSESYKLISDNRQARFLYEIMETFEAGIELTGTEVKSIRAGRVNLRDGFASIWKGEAWLMNVHISPLSNVGQAFNHEPRRKRRLLMHKQEISKLIGKTEQKGLTLVPTKLYAKRGWMKVEIALARGKKLHDKREAVKERQDKREMQRAMKRADY
- a CDS encoding thioredoxin family protein, coding for MAAAVIKFSSEDCGICHKMSFYDQKVTEELGLEFVDVKMQDTETYRKYRKVLLSQYPDKSEMGWPTYIICDNPNADFQILGEVKGGHPKGEFRSRLQAVIAGGNG
- the rimP gene encoding ribosome maturation factor RimP, giving the protein MSHPVIPQVLALAKPVAKALELEIVDAVYHTHQQPPTLRVDVRSCKEDTNLEDCERMSRSLETALDEADVMPEAYVLEISSPGVSEFLTQDRDFTAFRSFPVAVQTNEPFKGHQVWTGTLTSRDQDWIHLNQKGRSVSIPRALVSQVQLQDPP
- the nusA gene encoding transcription termination factor NusA; the protein is MSMVQLPGLAEMINTISRERNLPKHAVEAALQEALLKGYERYRRTLLLDTFMQFEEGYFENFDVELDIEEEGFLVLATKTIIAEVENPDHQIALAEVLEVAPEAQAGDTVVLDVTPDQGDFGRMAAIQTKQVLSQKLRDQQRKLIQEEFQDLEKTVLQARVLRFERRSVIMAITSGFGQPEVEAELSKREQLPNDNYRANATFKVFLKRVADGPHRGPQLVVSRADAGLVVYLFANEVPEIEDEVVRIVAVAREANPPSRQVGPRTKIAVDTLERDVDPVGACIGARGSRIQAVVNELRGEKIDVIRWSPDPATYISNALSPARVDAVVLANTEDRQAHVLVAEDQLSLAIGKEGQNVRLAARLTGWKIDIKDSAKYELDAEFGAADDTSAEEELETEPQTELGSEGEASSMSAEAEEVVEDVVEPVGDEG